Proteins encoded in a region of the Malaciobacter mytili LMG 24559 genome:
- a CDS encoding acetyltransferase, whose product MKDIYIIGSSGFASEVTEYILDNEDYNIKGYFDINEIEYKKYGYKAPFLGNERDFNFALNDNVVIAIADSNLRNKIYLYLKDKGVNFPNIFHKSSFISKSSIIDEGCVLCPFVTITSNIKIGRNFQANIYSYIAHDCVIGNNVTFAPSVKCNGNVIIEDDVYIGTGVIIHQGKSNKPLKIGKGSVISAGSVVTKSVPAGKVMFGNPAIELTKENLKRRK is encoded by the coding sequence ATGAAAGATATTTATATTATTGGTTCTAGTGGATTTGCTAGTGAAGTTACTGAATATATTTTAGATAATGAAGATTACAATATTAAAGGTTACTTTGATATTAATGAAATAGAATATAAAAAATATGGATATAAAGCTCCTTTTTTAGGAAATGAAAGAGATTTTAATTTTGCTTTAAATGATAATGTAGTTATTGCTATTGCTGATTCTAATCTTAGAAATAAAATATATTTGTATTTAAAAGATAAAGGGGTTAATTTCCCAAATATTTTTCATAAAAGCTCATTTATTTCTAAATCATCAATTATTGATGAAGGCTGTGTCCTTTGTCCTTTTGTAACAATAACTTCAAATATAAAAATAGGTAGAAATTTTCAAGCTAATATTTATAGCTATATTGCTCATGATTGTGTTATAGGAAATAATGTAACTTTTGCTCCTTCTGTTAAATGCAATGGCAATGTAATTATAGAAGATGATGTTTATATTGGTACAGGGGTTATTATCCATCAAGGAAAGTCAAATAAACCTCTAAAAATTGGAAAAGGTTCTGTAATTTCTGCTGGTTCGGTTGTAACTAAAAGTGTGCCAGCAGGTAAGGTTATGTTTGGAAATCCAGCTATTGAATTAACAAAAGAAAACCTAAAACGAAGAAAATAA